In Brevibacillus marinus, the genomic window GAATGCGGGCGTCGTCTTCCACCCCGTTAACCAAGATCCGTCCGTCCCCGGTAATCGTGATCGTGTCAGAAGGATCGATGTCCAATTCCACTTCAAACCCGTTCTGCCCCACCAGTTTGTCGCCGGACGCATTGACAAAACTGAAGGTGCCGGAGGTGTTCCGCATCAATTGAAACGCTCCATTGCGGGTAAAAGCGTACTCGTTGGGACTGTCCAGCCGCCTGACCAGAAAGAAGCCGTCCCCTTCGATCATCAGATCGGTGGGAACTTCCGTCACTTTCATATTCCCCTGGCTCAGATCAAGGCGGGTCTCGCCCAGGCGGACACCGCTGCCAATTCTCAGCCCCTGTGGCGTGGTGCGGTTCTCTCTGTCATTGTACGGTTGTTCGTTCATCTCGTCAAACAGCAGTTCGGAAAAGGAAGCGTGGCGCCGCTTGTACCCGACCGTGTCCAGATTGGCCAGGTTGTTGCCCGTCGTATCCAGCGCGTATTGGATGCTGCGCAGCGCAGATGATGAGATGTGCAGGGACTGCATGTCGAACCCCCCTTTTGTTTACCTGTTGTCGCATCCTTATCCGTTTACGCGGCCAATCTCGTTGGCCGCTTTTTCCAGCGTGCTGTCCAGCGTGGTGATGACGCGTTGGTTCGCTTCGTATGCGCGCAAGACGGTCAGCATGTCGGTCATCGTCCGCGCCGCGTCAACATTGGAGCGTTCCACCCAGCCCTGGCGGACAGCGTACAAGCCGTCCAGTTCCGGGACGTCGGCCGCATCCGCGGGAACTCCCGCGCCTTCCCAGCGGTATACGTTGTTCCCTTCACGGACGAGCAGATAGGGATTGTCTATCACTTTGATGCCCAGCCGCTGTGCCGGTCCAAGCGGATTCAGCGGCACGTATGTCCCCTCCGGGCCAAACGGGTCCGGCCGCAGCAGCTGGCCGTCCGGCATTATTTTCAACTCTTCCCCCACGTCGATCGGACCGCCCGCCAAATCATCCAGGCCGTTGATCCGGATCGGCCGGTTTTGCTGGTCCAGTACGTAGTATCCCTCTGCTGTCACAAGGTACCCCTGGTTGTTTACCTGCCAATTGCCATTGCGGGTGTAGCGAATGTCGGCCGCCGCAACCGGCTCGTCCAAATCGGCACCAGCCGCAAGCCGCGCCACACTGAAAAAGAGGCGAGGCTGCACCGGTTTGCCATTGACCACCGGCCCATCCGGATCGACCGGCAGGTTATCTGTCAGCGCGACGTCGTAAGCAGCGCGGGTCTCGACAAGATCTCCCTGGATAAAGTTGGGGATCATTTCGGAAACGTAGACGCCCGTATGCAGACTGCCGATTTGTACCGGCTGTCCGATCAGGTTGGGCAAGCCCGGAATATCCGGAGCTTGTGAATCGCGAATCCGCGCGATCAACTGTTCGGGAAAAGAGCGCATCACCGCCTCGTCCTGCTTGTACCCCGGCGTGTTGATGTTCGCCAGATTGTTCGAGAGCGCCTCCTGCTTTCGCTGCAGGGAGAACATTCCCGCTGCCGCCGTGTACAATCCTCTGATCATCTCAGCTCAACCCCTATCCGAAAAGCT contains:
- a CDS encoding flagellar hook-basal body protein, coding for MQSLHISSSALRSIQYALDTTGNNLANLDTVGYKRRHASFSELLFDEMNEQPYNDRENRTTPQGLRIGSGVRLGETRLDLSQGNMKVTEVPTDLMIEGDGFFLVRRLDSPNEYAFTRNGAFQLMRNTSGTFSFVNASGDKLVGQNGFEVELDIDPSDTITITGDGRILVNGVEDDARIPVWHIPNPGQYQQIGDNEYLLTLPAGVNDPSQVLGFLNYENPNYPPAQNNLRVGSKIRQGALEMSNVNLQQEMVNLVAIQRAYQLNARAIAISDQMMGIANSLRSR
- a CDS encoding flagellar hook-basal body protein codes for the protein MIRGLYTAAAGMFSLQRKQEALSNNLANINTPGYKQDEAVMRSFPEQLIARIRDSQAPDIPGLPNLIGQPVQIGSLHTGVYVSEMIPNFIQGDLVETRAAYDVALTDNLPVDPDGPVVNGKPVQPRLFFSVARLAAGADLDEPVAAADIRYTRNGNWQVNNQGYLVTAEGYYVLDQQNRPIRINGLDDLAGGPIDVGEELKIMPDGQLLRPDPFGPEGTYVPLNPLGPAQRLGIKVIDNPYLLVREGNNVYRWEGAGVPADAADVPELDGLYAVRQGWVERSNVDAARTMTDMLTVLRAYEANQRVITTLDSTLEKAANEIGRVNG